A region from the Salifodinibacter halophilus genome encodes:
- a CDS encoding isoleucine--tRNA ligase → MAAYELPSALNMPAMDAEIGTWWREQGVFEASTHQRADAPVFTFYEGPPTANGRPGIHHVLGRTIKDVFCRYKSMAGYRVDRKAGWDTHGLPVEIEVEKEQGLASREDIDAFGIDAYNAACRESVLRYTDQWNELTRRIGYWVDLDHPYVTYSNEYIESVWWLLKQLHERDLLYKGRKIHWYSPGSGTVLSSHEVSLGYEEVQDPSVTVRFYLEDEPDTALLAWTTTPWTLPSNVALAVGPSVEYASARLDGQVYILARDCVAATLGDNAEIIDTFGADALIGRRYKPPFDCFANHPEADSAWRIIAADFITTADGTGIAHEAPAFGADDFDVTSAAGMPVFNPISADGRFGDDFPLVGGQWFKDADKPITRDLKHRGLLFNQDVTVHNYPHDWRKGTPLMNYPVESWFVATRAHKDRLVEYNNQINWYPTHVGTGRFGDWLANNVDWALSRHRYWGTPLPIWVNDADPDDYVVVGSIAELRELAGDAVPADAELDLHKPQVDAVTWPAAGGGTMRRVPEIIDVWFDSGAMPFAQWHYPFENQAAFESNFPADFICEGVDQTRGWFYSLHAIATLVMDTPAYRNVVVNGLLLDANGEKMSKSKGNTVDPFDALDQHGADVIRWYMLATSAPWEDTKYDERGLKATRTKVFGTLENVYSFFATYANIDGFTADADAPPVAERPELDRWILSQLHSTIHEARSAFDNYNPTPAARAVESFIDALSNWYIRRTRPRFWAGARADRSPEAADGDVADKRAAYHTTLTCLDGVARLMAPIAPFFAEWLCARLKGGSSARASVHLADYPAYDAAQVDTDLARRMRLARAVVGNVLALRNDAGHNVRQPLARVLVVEESNVARADIEAVAPIIRDEVNVDTVEFVTGEADLVTRRAKANFRTLGKRLGSLMKPAAAVIAELDGDALSRYLASGQLEIDVNGTTVVLGPDDLDITAEGIAGWAVGREDGVTVALDTAIDASLKSRGVAREVVNRVQQLRKRADFHVADRIQVHYLADDEIARSVAQHEKTVADEILATRLEAVESPENGVVETFELGAGRITIAISPATSG, encoded by the coding sequence ATGGCTGCTTACGAGTTGCCCTCGGCACTGAATATGCCCGCGATGGACGCCGAGATTGGCACTTGGTGGCGCGAGCAAGGCGTGTTCGAAGCGAGCACCCATCAGCGCGCGGACGCACCGGTGTTCACCTTCTACGAAGGGCCGCCGACGGCTAACGGCCGGCCCGGTATTCACCATGTGCTCGGCCGAACGATCAAGGATGTGTTTTGTCGTTACAAGTCAATGGCCGGCTACCGTGTCGACCGTAAAGCTGGCTGGGATACCCACGGACTGCCGGTCGAAATCGAGGTTGAAAAAGAACAGGGCCTGGCCTCGCGCGAGGACATCGATGCGTTCGGCATCGACGCCTACAACGCCGCCTGTCGTGAATCGGTGTTGCGCTACACCGATCAGTGGAACGAACTGACACGCCGGATTGGGTACTGGGTCGATCTCGATCATCCGTACGTCACCTATTCGAACGAATATATCGAGTCGGTTTGGTGGCTGTTGAAACAGCTCCACGAGCGCGACCTGCTCTACAAAGGGCGCAAGATTCACTGGTATTCGCCGGGGTCAGGGACCGTACTGTCGTCGCACGAGGTCAGCCTTGGCTACGAAGAAGTCCAGGACCCGTCGGTCACGGTCAGGTTTTATCTCGAAGACGAACCCGACACAGCGCTCCTGGCGTGGACCACCACGCCGTGGACTCTGCCATCCAACGTTGCGCTCGCGGTTGGGCCTAGCGTTGAATATGCCAGCGCCCGGCTCGACGGGCAGGTTTATATCTTGGCGCGGGATTGCGTTGCCGCCACGCTCGGCGACAATGCCGAGATCATCGATACTTTCGGTGCCGACGCCTTGATTGGCCGGCGTTACAAACCGCCGTTCGACTGCTTTGCCAACCATCCGGAGGCCGACAGCGCCTGGCGCATCATCGCCGCTGATTTCATCACGACCGCCGATGGTACCGGCATCGCCCACGAAGCGCCTGCCTTCGGGGCTGACGATTTCGACGTCACGTCGGCAGCAGGTATGCCGGTATTCAACCCGATAAGCGCTGATGGCCGGTTTGGTGACGATTTCCCGCTGGTCGGTGGGCAGTGGTTTAAGGATGCCGATAAGCCGATCACGCGTGATCTCAAACACCGCGGGTTGTTGTTCAATCAGGACGTGACAGTCCACAACTATCCGCATGATTGGCGTAAGGGAACGCCATTGATGAACTATCCGGTCGAGTCCTGGTTCGTCGCCACACGTGCGCACAAGGATCGGCTGGTCGAGTACAACAACCAGATCAACTGGTACCCGACGCACGTCGGCACCGGGCGCTTCGGCGACTGGCTGGCAAATAATGTCGACTGGGCGTTGTCGCGCCATCGATACTGGGGGACGCCGCTGCCAATCTGGGTCAACGACGCGGATCCGGACGACTACGTGGTTGTCGGTTCGATCGCCGAACTACGCGAGTTGGCCGGTGATGCGGTGCCGGCTGACGCCGAACTCGACCTGCATAAGCCGCAGGTTGATGCAGTCACCTGGCCGGCGGCAGGAGGTGGCACCATGCGGCGCGTTCCGGAGATCATCGACGTTTGGTTCGACTCCGGCGCCATGCCGTTCGCCCAGTGGCATTATCCGTTTGAAAACCAAGCCGCATTCGAGTCGAACTTCCCGGCCGATTTTATCTGTGAGGGCGTCGACCAGACCCGTGGTTGGTTTTATTCCCTGCACGCGATCGCCACGCTGGTCATGGACACGCCGGCCTACCGCAATGTCGTGGTCAACGGCCTGCTGTTGGACGCCAATGGCGAGAAAATGTCCAAGTCCAAGGGCAACACGGTTGATCCGTTCGATGCGCTCGACCAGCACGGTGCCGACGTTATCCGCTGGTACATGCTGGCTACAAGCGCGCCATGGGAAGACACGAAATATGACGAGCGCGGCCTCAAGGCCACGCGCACCAAGGTCTTCGGGACGTTGGAAAATGTCTATTCGTTTTTCGCGACCTACGCCAATATCGACGGTTTTACCGCCGATGCCGATGCGCCGCCGGTGGCTGAGCGCCCCGAGCTTGATCGCTGGATTTTGTCGCAACTGCACTCGACAATCCACGAGGCTCGTTCTGCATTCGACAACTATAATCCGACGCCTGCCGCGCGCGCGGTTGAATCGTTCATCGATGCGTTGTCCAACTGGTATATCCGCCGCACCCGGCCGCGTTTCTGGGCCGGCGCGCGCGCCGATCGTTCGCCTGAGGCGGCGGACGGCGATGTGGCCGACAAGCGTGCGGCGTATCACACGACGCTGACCTGTCTCGATGGTGTGGCGCGGCTGATGGCGCCTATCGCACCGTTTTTCGCCGAGTGGCTGTGCGCACGGCTTAAAGGTGGCAGCAGCGCACGAGCCTCGGTGCACCTGGCTGATTATCCGGCTTATGACGCGGCGCAGGTCGATACTGATCTGGCGCGGCGCATGCGGCTGGCGCGCGCGGTGGTTGGCAACGTGCTGGCTCTTCGCAACGATGCGGGCCACAATGTGCGCCAGCCGCTCGCGCGGGTTCTGGTGGTCGAGGAGTCGAATGTGGCCCGCGCCGATATCGAAGCCGTTGCGCCGATCATCCGCGATGAAGTCAACGTCGATACGGTCGAATTCGTCACCGGCGAGGCCGATCTCGTTACGCGCCGGGCCAAGGCCAATTTCCGCACACTCGGCAAGCGGCTCGGGTCGCTCATGAAGCCGGCCGCTGCTGTCATCGCCGAACTCGACGGCGACGCGCTCAGTCGCTATCTGGCGTCTGGCCAGCTCGAGATTGACGTTAATGGCACCACCGTCGTATTGGGGCCGGACGACCTCGATATAACGGCGGAGGGTATCGCCGGTTGGGCGGTTGGCCGCGAGGACGGCGTGACAGTGGCGTTGGATACCGCCATCGATGCCTCGCTCAAATCACGCGGGGTGGCGCGGGAAGTAGTCAATCGGGTGCAGCAGCTCCGGAAACGCGCCGACTTTCACGTGGCCGATAGAATTCAGGTACACTACTTGGCTGACGACGAAATCGCGCGTAGTGTCGCGCAGCATGAGAAAACTGTCGCTGATGAAATATTGGCGACCCGTCTCGAAGCGGTAGAATCCCCGGAAAATGGGGTAGTCGAGACGTTCGAACTGGGCGCCGGTCGCATTACGATCGCGATCAGCCCGGCGACCAGTGGTTAG
- the metE gene encoding 5-methyltetrahydropteroyltriglutamate--homocysteine S-methyltransferase, whose product MTIAQNLGFPRIGERRELKKATEAYWKGDLDRKGLESTGTELRQSNWEKQKAAGVDLIPSNDFSYYDQVLDMMCLVGNIPERFGWSGGNVDLDTMFAIARGIQGGGKDAIAAEMTKWFDTNYHYIVPEFTPKTQFSLASTKVFDEFDEAKKLDITTKPVLVGPVTYLTLGKVTEGDFDKLSLLDDLVGVYEQILSKLASQGAEWVQIDEPVFSLDLSKAQQDALRAAYDRLSKVAGIKIMVANYFNDLADNRELFTSLPVDALHLDAVRGAEDIEPVAARVGDKTSLSVGIVDGRNIWATDLEKALSTLKTAHGELGSDRLMVGPACSLLHSPVTLRSEEKIDAEFKSWLAFAEEKLDELVFLARAADGQVDQQKLASNKEALANRAESARIHDEAVQRRVAGITAKDYARGSAYPERARKQHTKLGLPAFPTTTIGSFPQTQDVRQARAAHKKGKMSDAEYDAFLEKQIQDAVKMQEDMGFDMLVHGEFERNDMVEYFGEKLSGYAFTQFGWVQSYGTRYVKPPIIYGDVSRSEPMTVKWSKYAQSLTDKPMKGMLTGPVTMVQWAFVRDDQPRSETVKQVALGIRDELVDLEAAGLAAIQCDEAAFREGLPLRRADWDAYLDWATKSFRLTASGVRDETQVHTHMCYSEFNDIIESIAAMDADCISIETSRSQMELLDSFVKFQYPNEIGPGVYDIHSPRVPNKQEMIQLLEKARDVLPAERIWVNPDCGLKTRGWAEVKPALQHMVDAAKELRETTKAA is encoded by the coding sequence ATGACTATTGCGCAAAACCTTGGCTTTCCGCGTATTGGTGAGCGTCGGGAGCTGAAGAAGGCAACCGAGGCTTACTGGAAAGGCGACCTGGACCGCAAGGGTCTGGAATCGACCGGAACCGAACTTCGCCAGAGCAACTGGGAAAAGCAAAAAGCCGCTGGGGTCGATTTGATCCCATCCAACGACTTTTCGTACTACGACCAGGTTCTGGATATGATGTGCCTGGTCGGCAACATCCCCGAGCGCTTCGGCTGGTCCGGTGGCAACGTCGACTTGGACACGATGTTTGCGATCGCGCGTGGGATTCAAGGTGGCGGCAAAGATGCCATCGCCGCCGAAATGACTAAGTGGTTCGATACCAACTACCACTACATCGTTCCCGAGTTCACGCCGAAGACCCAATTCTCGTTGGCTTCGACTAAGGTCTTCGATGAATTCGACGAGGCTAAAAAGCTCGATATTACCACGAAGCCGGTCTTAGTCGGCCCGGTCACGTACCTGACGCTGGGTAAGGTCACCGAAGGTGACTTCGATAAGCTGTCGCTGTTGGATGATCTGGTCGGCGTTTACGAGCAGATTCTGAGCAAGCTGGCCAGCCAAGGCGCCGAATGGGTGCAGATCGATGAGCCGGTGTTTTCGCTGGACCTTTCGAAGGCTCAGCAGGATGCACTGCGTGCCGCGTACGACCGACTGTCCAAGGTCGCTGGCATCAAGATCATGGTGGCCAACTACTTCAATGATCTAGCCGACAACCGCGAGCTGTTCACCTCGCTGCCAGTCGATGCGCTGCACCTCGACGCTGTACGCGGGGCCGAAGATATCGAGCCGGTTGCCGCACGCGTCGGCGACAAGACGTCGTTGTCAGTCGGCATTGTCGACGGCCGCAATATCTGGGCGACCGACCTCGAAAAAGCGTTGTCTACGCTCAAGACCGCCCATGGCGAGCTCGGCAGCGACCGCTTGATGGTCGGCCCGGCCTGCTCGCTGCTGCATTCGCCGGTCACGCTTCGAAGCGAAGAAAAAATCGACGCTGAGTTCAAGAGCTGGCTGGCTTTTGCCGAGGAAAAACTGGACGAGCTCGTGTTCTTGGCACGTGCGGCCGATGGCCAGGTCGACCAACAGAAGCTTGCGTCGAACAAGGAAGCGCTAGCCAATCGCGCCGAGTCGGCCCGTATTCACGACGAGGCCGTGCAGCGGCGCGTTGCGGGCATTACCGCCAAGGACTACGCGCGTGGTTCCGCTTATCCCGAGCGTGCTCGGAAGCAGCATACCAAGCTTGGTTTGCCGGCGTTCCCGACCACGACCATCGGTTCCTTCCCGCAGACTCAGGATGTGCGTCAGGCACGTGCGGCCCATAAGAAGGGCAAGATGTCGGACGCCGAGTACGACGCCTTCCTGGAAAAACAGATCCAGGATGCGGTCAAGATGCAGGAAGACATGGGCTTCGACATGCTCGTGCACGGTGAGTTCGAGCGTAACGACATGGTCGAGTACTTCGGCGAGAAGTTGTCGGGCTACGCTTTCACTCAGTTTGGCTGGGTGCAGAGCTATGGCACCCGCTACGTCAAACCGCCGATTATCTACGGCGATGTGTCGCGGTCTGAGCCGATGACCGTTAAATGGTCGAAGTATGCCCAGTCGCTGACCGATAAGCCCATGAAGGGCATGCTGACCGGTCCAGTGACCATGGTGCAATGGGCCTTCGTGCGCGACGATCAGCCACGTTCTGAGACTGTCAAACAGGTTGCTCTGGGGATCCGCGACGAACTCGTGGATTTGGAAGCTGCCGGTTTGGCCGCTATCCAGTGCGATGAGGCTGCGTTCCGCGAAGGGCTGCCGTTACGACGTGCCGACTGGGACGCGTATCTGGATTGGGCGACCAAGTCGTTCCGGCTGACGGCCTCGGGCGTTCGTGATGAAACCCAAGTGCACACGCATATGTGCTACTCGGAGTTCAACGACATCATCGAGTCGATTGCCGCTATGGATGCGGATTGCATTTCCATCGAGACCTCGCGCTCACAGATGGAGTTGCTGGATTCGTTCGTGAAGTTCCAGTACCCGAACGAAATCGGCCCGGGTGTCTACGATATCCACAGCCCGCGCGTACCGAACAAGCAGGAAATGATCCAGCTTCTGGAAAAAGCGCGCGATGTGCTGCCGGCCGAGCGCATCTGGGTTAACCCAGATTGTGGTCTGAAAACGCGTGGTTGGGCCGAGGTCAAGCCCGCGTTGCAGCACATGGTCGATGCGGCGAAGGAACTTCGCGAGACGACCAAGGCGGCCTAA
- a CDS encoding type B 50S ribosomal protein L31 — MQKDIHPNYRPVVFKDMGADFAFLSQSTVATDETIEWEDGNEYPLVKLEVTSATHPFYTGKQNIMDTTGNVERFRRRYGMTPK, encoded by the coding sequence ATGCAGAAAGACATACATCCGAATTATCGGCCGGTGGTCTTCAAAGATATGGGCGCGGACTTCGCGTTCCTGTCGCAATCGACGGTGGCAACCGACGAAACCATCGAGTGGGAAGACGGCAATGAATATCCGCTGGTTAAGCTTGAGGTCACCAGTGCTACCCACCCGTTTTACACCGGCAAGCAGAACATCATGGACACCACGGGTAATGTGGAGCGCTTCCGTCGGCGCTATGGCATGACCCCGAAATAA
- the purU gene encoding formyltetrahydrofolate deformylase: MDDDNKYGQAFILNAVSPGQVGTVAMIAGFLAELECYIVEMSQHDDSRTGNFLARTMFRTSASRPLSPEYIREHFAERVGDWPMTWQLYDPNEPIPALIMVSKADHCLLTLLYRQRLGELNIDIRGIVSNHPDLEEIAVAHGVPFYYMPVTAETKPEQEQAVLDLMNEQEADLLILARYMQILSDKLCSALFGRAINIHHSFLPGFKGARPYEQAFKRGVKVIGATAHYVTTDLDEGPIIEQVVQRVDNPYSPKDLASVGRDIETWALARAVKLHVERRVFIEGQKTIVFR, translated from the coding sequence ATGGACGACGACAACAAATACGGCCAAGCATTCATTCTCAACGCGGTCTCCCCAGGCCAGGTCGGCACCGTCGCTATGATTGCCGGCTTTCTAGCTGAGCTCGAGTGTTACATCGTCGAAATGAGCCAGCACGATGATTCTCGCACCGGCAATTTTCTCGCCCGCACCATGTTTCGGACCAGTGCCAGCCGGCCTTTGTCGCCCGAGTACATTCGTGAACATTTCGCCGAGCGAGTTGGCGACTGGCCCATGACCTGGCAACTCTATGACCCGAACGAACCGATCCCGGCGCTGATCATGGTCTCCAAGGCCGACCATTGTCTGCTGACTTTACTCTACCGTCAGCGCCTGGGTGAGCTGAATATCGACATCCGTGGCATTGTCTCGAATCACCCCGACTTGGAAGAGATCGCCGTAGCTCACGGCGTCCCCTTTTACTATATGCCCGTCACGGCCGAGACCAAGCCGGAACAGGAACAAGCCGTGCTCGACCTGATGAACGAGCAGGAGGCCGACTTGCTCATTCTGGCGCGCTACATGCAGATTTTGAGCGACAAACTCTGTAGTGCCCTGTTTGGTCGCGCCATCAATATCCATCACTCGTTTCTGCCAGGTTTCAAAGGCGCACGCCCCTATGAGCAGGCGTTCAAACGAGGCGTCAAGGTCATCGGCGCAACGGCGCACTATGTAACCACCGATCTCGATGAAGGGCCCATCATCGAGCAAGTCGTCCAACGCGTGGACAACCCCTATTCACCCAAGGACCTGGCCAGCGTCGGCCGCGACATCGAAACCTGGGCATTAGCGCGGGCCGTCAAGTTGCACGTGGAACGTCGGGTGTTTATCGAAGGCCAAAAAACCATCGTGTTTCGTTAG
- the yidD gene encoding membrane protein insertion efficiency factor YidD has protein sequence MGLDARVRTSVPAIVSQITSTGYRVAAALARGGRHCLSGVLLTPVVIYRWVISPLIGPRCRFMPTCSEYALIAIGRFGPVRGSWLTIRRLVRCHPLCEGGFDPVPQAHERRD, from the coding sequence ATGGGGCTCGATGCACGCGTTCGTACAAGCGTGCCCGCGATCGTGAGCCAGATAACCTCGACCGGCTATCGTGTTGCCGCAGCACTCGCGCGTGGTGGACGCCATTGCCTGAGCGGCGTCCTGCTAACGCCAGTGGTGATCTATCGTTGGGTGATTTCGCCGCTAATCGGTCCACGTTGTCGGTTTATGCCGACTTGTTCGGAGTACGCGCTCATTGCGATAGGTCGGTTCGGCCCCGTGCGCGGCAGCTGGCTAACGATCAGGCGCTTGGTGCGTTGCCATCCGCTGTGTGAAGGCGGTTTCGACCCGGTGCCGCAGGCGCATGAGCGTCGTGACTGA
- a CDS encoding universal stress protein, translating to MQNFETILLAYDGSERGRVALRRCLPLMDSNAVTIHLLAVVPLAGAVAAADGFYTESMYEAERDRIQQILDDGVNRLQSHGITATGYLRAGEPAHQIADLATELSTDLVVVGHQRRGLLSRWWRGSVGASLLDRLDCCLLVAQACDEELPDAAE from the coding sequence ATGCAAAACTTCGAAACCATCCTGCTCGCCTACGACGGAAGTGAGCGTGGGCGTGTTGCGTTGCGCCGCTGTCTACCGCTCATGGATTCCAACGCGGTCACGATCCACCTACTGGCTGTAGTACCGCTAGCTGGCGCCGTTGCGGCAGCCGACGGGTTTTATACCGAGAGCATGTACGAAGCTGAACGCGATCGCATCCAACAGATACTGGACGACGGTGTGAACAGGCTGCAGAGCCATGGCATCACAGCGACTGGTTATCTGCGCGCCGGGGAACCAGCGCACCAGATTGCAGATCTGGCCACTGAACTGAGTACTGACCTTGTCGTTGTCGGCCATCAAAGACGCGGGCTGCTGTCGCGCTGGTGGCGTGGCTCAGTCGGTGCGTCGCTGCTCGATCGCCTCGATTGCTGCCTGCTCGTCGCCCAAGCTTGCGACGAAGAGCTCCCCGACGCCGCCGAGTAG
- a CDS encoding SufE family protein: protein MDSDITHLKDTFEMLPDWEERYRYIIDLGRNLEPLADDERNEASRVRGCMSQVWLVADECDDQKLHFRGDSDAHIVRGLIGVLLMIYSDKTPREIADTDINQIFTDLNLEQHITMNRRNGLYSMVETIENTAQRHLSA from the coding sequence ATGGACAGCGATATTACACACCTCAAGGACACGTTCGAGATGTTGCCCGATTGGGAGGAGCGCTATCGCTACATCATCGATCTCGGCCGCAACCTCGAACCGCTGGCCGACGACGAACGAAACGAGGCAAGCCGCGTGCGCGGCTGTATGAGCCAGGTCTGGCTGGTCGCCGACGAATGCGACGATCAGAAACTCCATTTCCGTGGCGACTCAGACGCCCACATCGTGCGCGGCCTGATCGGCGTGTTGCTAATGATCTATTCGGATAAGACACCGCGCGAAATCGCAGATACCGACATCAACCAGATCTTTACCGACCTAAACCTCGAGCAGCACATCACTATGAATCGGCGCAACGGGCTTTATTCGATGGTCGAAACCATCGAGAACACAGCCCAGCGTCATTTGTCGGCCTGA
- a CDS encoding GlxA family transcriptional regulator, protein MVDIRFYISARVANISGWPICRLPWRSTVWLPAPPAERTFRIGFLLVPQFSHYAFTSAVEPLRMANQLAKQTLYEWPVISVDGAPVTASNGLSITPDHALRQTTEYEIVFVCGGTDIQYAFDESIAGWLRRLARDKVALGGLCTGTYILARANLLDGYKATIHWQQISSIHEELLFPQTQFVSELFVTDRDRYTCSGGVAPLDLMLNIIRKQQGASLAEAISEEFIHERIRLDTDSQRNPLRAHLGSGHPKMEDAVRLMEANIEEPLTLDELAYYVGVSRRQLERLFKKYINNAPTRYYLALRLNRARQLLLQTNHSIIEVATACGFASPSHFSKCYHDFFGRPPNDERSQRSALLKADQ, encoded by the coding sequence ATGGTCGATATAAGGTTTTACATATCCGCCCGAGTCGCTAATATTTCAGGTTGGCCAATCTGCCGGCTGCCTTGGAGATCAACCGTGTGGTTACCCGCCCCGCCTGCTGAACGCACTTTTCGGATTGGCTTTCTGCTGGTGCCGCAATTTTCCCACTACGCGTTTACATCAGCGGTGGAACCACTGCGTATGGCCAATCAATTGGCCAAGCAGACGCTTTACGAGTGGCCGGTAATCAGCGTCGATGGCGCGCCTGTCACCGCCAGCAATGGTCTGTCGATCACGCCCGATCATGCACTGCGCCAGACGACTGAATACGAGATCGTGTTCGTCTGTGGGGGCACTGATATTCAGTACGCGTTCGACGAAAGCATCGCCGGTTGGTTGCGGCGGCTGGCGCGGGATAAAGTCGCGCTTGGTGGGCTTTGCACCGGAACTTACATTCTGGCGCGCGCGAATCTATTGGACGGCTATAAAGCCACGATTCATTGGCAGCAAATCTCAAGCATCCACGAAGAGTTGTTATTCCCGCAAACACAGTTCGTCAGTGAACTATTCGTTACCGATCGGGATCGCTACACCTGCTCGGGCGGCGTGGCGCCGTTGGATCTGATGCTCAACATCATCCGCAAGCAACAAGGCGCATCACTGGCGGAAGCGATTTCCGAAGAGTTTATACATGAACGCATTCGGCTCGATACGGATTCACAGCGCAATCCGCTCAGAGCCCACCTGGGTTCCGGCCACCCCAAAATGGAAGACGCGGTTCGATTGATGGAGGCCAACATCGAAGAGCCGTTGACACTCGACGAATTGGCCTACTACGTCGGCGTGTCGCGACGCCAGCTCGAACGGCTATTCAAAAAGTATATTAACAACGCGCCGACTCGCTACTACTTGGCTCTGCGGCTGAATCGGGCGCGTCAGCTCTTGTTGCAGACCAACCATTCGATTATCGAGGTGGCGACCGCTTGCGGCTTCGCGTCGCCGTCGCACTTTAGCAAGTGCTACCACGATTTCTTCGGGCGACCGCCCAACGATGAACGGAGCCAACGCAGCGCCTTATTGAAGGCCGATCAATAA